A segment of the uncultured Desulfobulbus sp. genome:
TGCAGATAAGGGACGGACCGAATCCATGCGTGGCAAGGAGGAGGCGCACGATTACCGTTATTTCCCAGATCCCGATCTGATCCCGGTACAGGTTGACGATGCCTGGATTGAGCGGGTGCATGCTGCGCTGCCTGAGTTACCGGAAAAACGTTGCTTGCGCTTTGTTCGCGATTTTGAACTCAGCGAGTACGATGCCGCCATTCTCACCGGTTCGCGTGAACTGGCAGATTATTTTGAGACCGCTTATCGGTCCTGTGGCAACGCCAAGAAGCTGGCCAATTTTATCGGTACAGAGCTGCTGCGCGATTACGGAGCAGAGCAGATAGCTCAATGCCCGGTTAAGCCCGAGCAGTTGGCAACCCTGTTGGTTATGACCGATGATGGGAAGATTTCCGGAAAAATAGCCAAGACTGTGTTCGCCGAAATGCTTGCAACCGGCAAAGATCCTGAGGCCATTGTTCAAGAAAAGGGCTTGGTACAGATGAGCGATGCTGGCGAGCTGACCGGTTTTGTTCAGGAAATCATCGACGCCAATCCGGAGCAGGTTCAGCAGTTTCGTGAAGGCAAGACCAAAGTCATCGGCTTCTTTGTTGGGCAGTTGATGCGCAAAACCAAAGGGCAGGCCAATCCGCAGATGGCTAACGAGCTCTTTCAAAAGGCTCTTACCGAGTAACCTCGTGGCTCGTGGATAAAGGTCAGTGGCAGCAGAAGGGGGCTGGGCACCGCCAGCGTCTTCGTGATAAATTCCTGGAGTTGGGCATTGAGAGTCTCAGCGACAGCGAAATCATCGAATTGCTGCTGACCTTTGGTACACCGCGCTCTGATTGTAAAGAGGCCGCACGCGCGGCCCTTGCACGTTTTTCCAGCCTGCCTGCAGTTCTTGATGCTGCCCCCGCCGAGCTACAGCAAATCAAAGGGATTGGCCCCAAAAACGTTTTTGCCCTCCAGTTTATTCAGGGCGTCGCCCGCAGATACCTTAAGCAACGGATTGTTGGCAAGAAATACGTTCATTCTTCCCGGGCGGTGGCCGACTATCTCATCCACGCCATGCGTGGCCTTGAACACGAGGTCCTGATGGTGGTCTTTCTTGATACTGCCCACGCAATCATCGATTCGTCTGTGGTTAGTCAGGGCACGGTGAGTGTCAACACGGTCTATCCACGGGAGCTGGTCAAGGCCGCCCTGGCTCGTAACGCCAGTGCCCTGGTTATCGCCCATAATCATCCCTCAGGTAGTCTTACTCCCTCAACCCAGGATCGGGAATTGACCCGATCCCTGCATCTGATCTGTTCTTTCATGCATATCAACCTGCTCGATCATCTCATTATCGGTAGTGGTGAACAGGTGTATAGCTTTGCCGATCAGGGGATCATGGCGCAGATTCGTGAAGAGTGTCGCCGTCTCCTCCAAGAGAATCCGTAATGGATCTTCTACGCCAGGCCGGACTCTATGTGCACATCCCTTTTTGTCAGAGCAAATGCCACTACTGCAGTTTTTTTTCGATTGTCCCCAAAGAGGGCCAGCGCCATAATTTTATTGCTGCCTTAAAAGCTCAGATAGACTGGGCTGCCTCCCTTACCGAGGTGGAATCCCTGTTGTTTGCAACTCTGTTTTTCGGTGGTGGTACTCCCTCTCTGCTTGCCCCCGAAATTCTGGCCGAGCTGCTCAGTCTTTGCCGCCAATCATTTTCCTGGAGTCCGTTAGCCCCTGAAATCTCCATAGAGGTGAATCCCGGAACCATTGATGCGA
Coding sequences within it:
- the radC gene encoding DNA repair protein RadC codes for the protein MDKGQWQQKGAGHRQRLRDKFLELGIESLSDSEIIELLLTFGTPRSDCKEAARAALARFSSLPAVLDAAPAELQQIKGIGPKNVFALQFIQGVARRYLKQRIVGKKYVHSSRAVADYLIHAMRGLEHEVLMVVFLDTAHAIIDSSVVSQGTVSVNTVYPRELVKAALARNASALVIAHNHPSGSLTPSTQDRELTRSLHLICSFMHINLLDHLIIGSGEQVYSFADQGIMAQIREECRRLLQENP